From the genome of Chiloscyllium punctatum isolate Juve2018m chromosome 13, sChiPun1.3, whole genome shotgun sequence, one region includes:
- the LOC140484705 gene encoding peptidyl-prolyl cis-trans isomerase-like: MANRNPRVFMEIAINGRKAGRIEMELKADVVPKTAENFRALCTHEKGFGYKNSTFHRIIPNFMVQGGDFTNYNGTGGKSIYGKKFADENFQLKHTGPGLLSMANAGPNTNGSQFFICTSKTTWLDGKHVVFGEVVKGYNIVEMMEKCGSDGGKPSSTVTIVDCGQCE; the protein is encoded by the exons ATGGCGAACAGGAACCCGCGCGTCTTCATGGAGATCGCCATCAACGGCAGGAAGGCGGGGCGCATCGAGATGGAG CTCAAAGCTGATGTGGTCCCAAAAACTGCAG AAAATTTCCGTGCACTGTGCACTCATGAGAAGGGGTTTGGTTATAAGAATTCGACATTCCACAGAATCATTCCTAATTTC ATGGTTCAGGGTGGTGATTTCACAAACTACAATGGCACTGGTGGGAAGTCCATCTATGGAAAGAAGTTTGCTGATGAGAATTTCCAATTGAAGCACACGGGACCTG GTCTGCTGTCTATGGCCAATGCTGGGCCAAATACAAATGGGTCACAGTTCTTTATATGTACATCAAAAACTACTTG GTTGGATGGGAAGCATGTCGTATTTGGTGAAGTTGTAAAAGGCTATAATATCGTGGAGATGATGGAGAAATGTGGAAGTGACGGTGGCAAGCCATCCTCTACTGTTACCATTGTTGATTGTGGGCAATGTGAATAG